A DNA window from Sphingomonas profundi contains the following coding sequences:
- a CDS encoding integration host factor subunit beta, whose product MIRSELVQLLAEENPDLAQREVERIVSVFFDTIAAHLATGRRVELRGFGAFSTRARVARVGRNPRTGDPVEVDAKSVPYFKPGKEMRLRLNV is encoded by the coding sequence ATGATCCGGTCAGAGCTCGTGCAGCTGCTCGCCGAAGAGAATCCGGACCTTGCGCAGCGCGAGGTCGAGCGAATCGTCAGTGTCTTCTTCGATACGATCGCGGCCCATCTCGCCACGGGCCGGCGGGTGGAGCTGCGCGGCTTCGGCGCCTTCTCCACCCGCGCCCGCGTCGCCCGCGTCGGCCGCAACCCCCGCACCGGCGATCCGGTGGAGGTGGATGCCAAGAGCGTGCCCTATTTCAAGCCCGGCAAGGAGATGCGGCTCCGCCTCAACGTCTGA
- a CDS encoding c-type cytochrome, translated as MLAAVASPAALSAAPLPRPPAFAMCGVCHKTVATEKSVLGPNLWGVGGRKAGTMPGFAYSPAMQRSGIVWNRDALLAFVTAPQAKVPGTKMAYGGQKDPKVAGAIVDYVLSLK; from the coding sequence ATGCTCGCCGCCGTCGCGAGCCCGGCCGCGCTCTCGGCCGCGCCGCTGCCGCGCCCGCCGGCCTTCGCGATGTGCGGCGTCTGCCACAAGACGGTCGCGACCGAGAAGTCCGTGCTCGGGCCGAACCTGTGGGGCGTCGGCGGCCGCAAGGCGGGCACCATGCCCGGCTTCGCCTACTCGCCGGCGATGCAGAGGTCGGGGATCGTCTGGAACCGCGATGCGCTGCTGGCCTTCGTCACCGCGCCGCAGGCCAAGGTGCCGGGCACGAAGATGGCCTATGGCGGCCAGAAGGATCCGAAGGTGGCCGGCGCCATCGTCG